A part of Miscanthus floridulus cultivar M001 chromosome 6, ASM1932011v1, whole genome shotgun sequence genomic DNA contains:
- the LOC136460709 gene encoding uncharacterized protein encodes MGWSNLMFYGKTVVLGGDFRQVLPVVRKGSKAQIVGASLRRSYLWESMRHLKLVRNMRAQSDPWFADYLLRIGGGTEEVNEDGNVRIPDEICVPYSGDAEKDLHTVIDIIFLDLNANMADKDYITTRAILSTRNDWVDMINMKMIDMF; translated from the coding sequence ATGGGCTGGTCAAACCTAATGTTTTATGGAAAGACTGTTGTCCTTGGTGGGGATTTCAGACAGGTCCTCCCTGTTGTGCGGAAAGGATCCAAAGCTCAAATAGTCGGCGCTTCTCTACGAAGGTCATATCTTTGGGAATCCATGCGCCACCTAAAGCTTGTTCGCAACATGAGGGCTCAGAGTGACCCATGGTTTGCAGATTATCTATTGCGCATTGGTGGTGGAACAGAAGAGGTTAACGAAGATGGCAATGTACGTATTCCAGACGAGATATGTGTCCCGTACTCTGGAGATGCCGAGAAAGATCTTCATACAGTGATCGACATCATCTTTCTAGATCTAAATGCAAACATGGCGGACAAAGACTACATCACCACCAGAGCGATTTTATCTACACGTAATGATTGGGtggacatgatcaatatgaaaatgaTTGATATGTTCTAG
- the LOC136460708 gene encoding uncharacterized protein → MVYHSFDSVVDDPHNYYPSEFLNSLTPNGLPPHVLKLKLGCPVILLRNIDLVNGLCNGTRLVVRGFRRNTIDAEIVVGQHAGKWVFLPRIPLCPSDDEMFPFQFKRKQFPITLSFAMAVNKSHGQTIPNVGVYLPAPVFSHGQLYVAMSRATSRTNIKILALPPDAEAQEEDAKKIEKKNSKKTAEGKKIRMHQIKKIRIRRPQ, encoded by the coding sequence ATGGTGTATCACAGTTTTGACTCCGTGGTAGATGATCCACATAACTACTATCCATCGGAGTTCCTTAACAGTTTGACCCCCAACGGGCTGCCTCCACACGTCTTGAAGCTCAAGCTCGGATGTCCTGTcatattgcttaggaatattgaccTTGTCAATGGGCTATGCAACGGTACAAGGCTGGTGGTGCGGGGGTTCCGAAGAAATACAATCGACGCTGAAATTGTGGTGGGGCAACATGCTGGGAAATGGGTATTCCTTCCTCGAATACCGCTATGCCCGTCTGATGACGAGATGTTCCCGTTCCAGTTTAAGAGGAAGCAGTTTCCTATCACGCTGAGCTTTGCCATGGCGGTCAACAAGTCACATGGCCAAACTATCCCGAACGTGGGTGTGTACCTACCCGCACCGGTGTTCTCTCACGGTCAGTTGTACGTTGCGATGTCTAGAGCCACGTCAAGAACCAATATTAAGATCCTTGCCCTCCCGCCTGATGCGGAGGCACAAGAGGAGGATGCCAAAAAGATAGAGAAGAAAAATTCTAAAAAGACTGCCGAGGGAAAAAAAATAAGAATGcatcaaataaaaaagataaggatAAGAAGACCCCAATAG